The stretch of DNA GCCGCCGTGTGGGGCGGGCATCGTCACGCCGAGAGACATTGAGGCACCACCGGCGACGGCGCTCCCGGCGACGAGGGCGGGAATCACCCGAAGTGGGTCTGCGGCAGCGTAGGGAATCGCACCTTCCGTGATGAACGACAGGCCCATCAGGACGCCGTTTTTCGCGTTCTCTTTCATCTCGGTAGCGTACCTCTGTGGGGCGATGAAGTTCGAAATCGCCATGCCGAGCGGCGGCGTCATGCCAGCGATCATGACGGCGGCCATCGGGGCGTACACGCCCTCGCTGATGAGGCCGACCGAGAATAGGTAGGCCACCTTGTTGACGGGTCCACCCATGTCGAACGCCATCATCCCGCCGAGGATGAGACCGATGACGAGCGCCTGTCCGCCCTGTAAGCTTTTGAGGAAGGCAGTGAGCGACTGGTTTGCGATGGCGACGGGTGCGCCGATGCCGAAGAGGACGACCGGGGCGAGCACCGCCGTCGTGAGGACGGGGATGATGAGCACCGGCATCATCGGAGCAATCTCTTTCGGGACGTTCAGGTTCTTGAAGAAGCGTGCAACATAGCCGGTGAGCAGTCCGGCCACGAGCGCGCCGAGGTAGCCAGCACCGAGGCCACCGGCGTCTAAGCCGATGAACTTGCCTGCCTCGGTGACGACCGTGCCCTGCTGGAGCAGATATGAGAGCACAAACCCGGGAGCGAGTGCGGGGCGGTCTGCGATTGCGTACGCGATGTAGGCACCGAGCACCGGAACCATCAGGGTCAGCCCGGCCACGCCAATCTGGGCGAGGAACCAACCGAGTGAACCCGTGTTGTCGAACACAGTCTGTGTGTCGCCAACGGCGAACCCGAGGGCGAGGAAAATACCACCAATCGTGACGAACGGAATCATGAACGAGACCCCGGTCATCAGGTCTTCCTTCACAGAAGTGAGGTGTGTTCGGAGCGCCGTTTCTACTGAATCGCTAGATGACATGGTCTGCTCGAACGCTAGAGACTGTGTTCAAAAGATGTTTCGAATATGATTATTTATGTATATTTAGTAACGGAATTTATTGGCTACTTCTCTCTATTGACAAAATAATGCACGGAAGAAAGCCGTTTACCCGGCTCTTACTGTCGTGCAGAAACAGTCACGCGGCCTGCGTTGCGTTGCACGTTTGACAACACTGGCACCTGTGTGCCGGGGGTAGTGACCACTTCTGACGCGATGGCGACTCCCTCTTTGAGAGCTGCTTCGTCTCCCACCCCGCGCGCGAACGCCGACAGCATGCCCGCGAGGAACGCATCGCCCGCGCCGACGGTGTCTACGACGTCCACGTCGAGTGCGGCCGCGTGGAACACGCGTTCTGGGGTGACGAGCAGCGCGCCGTCGTCACCGAGCGATGCCGCCACGCGCTCGTAGCCCTGTTCGCGCAGGGCTTTCGCCGCCGCGACGCAGTCTTCGAGCGACTCCGTCTCCACCCCAGTCGCCACAGTGAGTTCTTCTCGGTTCGGTTTACAGAGTGCGTACTCCGCAGATAGCTCGGTGAGCAGGTCGCCGCCGACGTCCACGACGGTCTCCCACGCGCCCGCTTGCGCGATGCGGTCTATCGCGCTCGCATCGAGTCCCTGCGGCAGGCTGCCCGCGATAACGACCGTTTCAGGGTCGTGTTGCTGTGCGGTGTCGATGATGTGCTCTATGGCAGCCACACCGACGTGCGGGCCGTCTTGGTTCACCTTGAACTCGCCGTCTGGCGCGTGCAGGGTCGTGTTCAGCCGCGTGAGTCCCGTAATCTCGACGAAGTCTGTTGAGACGCCGGTTTCGTCGAGTCGTGTCTCGATGAACTGGCCGAGAAAGCCGCCGACGAGACCGGTCGCACAGGTCTTGACGCCGCATTCGCCGAGGTATTTCGAGACGTTGATGCCCTTGCCACCGGCGTCGTACTGGGCGTCGTTTGTTCGCGCCACTTCGCCGTGGCGGAGGGGCTGGTCGAGCGTGAGCGTGTGGTCAACTGCGGGATTCAGGGTGACGGTCAGTATCATTGTGTCTGAAGAACGTCTACGTTTGCCGCGTCGAACGCTTCTTGGTGTACTGCACTGAGCGACTGATTGGTGATGAACACGTCAATGTCCGCGAGCGTGGCGAACTCGATGAAACTGCGCTTGCCGAGTTTCGACCCGTCTGCGACGAGCACGACGCGCTCTGCGCGCGCTATCATGACCTCTTTGACGAGCGCTTCGTCCTCGTTTGGGGTGCTCAGACCGCCTCCTTTGTCGATGGCGTTCGTCCCGAGAAACAGCAGGTCGAAGTTCATACGTTCCATGAAGCCCGTCGCACTCGGGCCGACAAGCGCGCGGGTTCGCCGCCGGAGCGTCCCGCCGGTGAGTTTCACCTCGTTTTCGTCGCTCATGAGTTCCATGGCGAGCAACGGCGAGTTCGTCACCGCGAGAAACGAGCCGTCTTTCGGCGCGCGCTTTGCGACCTGCATCGTCGTCGTCCCGGCGTCGAAAAACACGACCTGTCCGGGGTGAATCTGACCCGTCGCAACCTCCGCGATGGCCGCCTTTTCCTCTAACCGCTGGACGTCGCGCTGGCCGTAGCTCTGTTCGCGCCCGACGGCGGTCACCGGAACCGCACCGCCGTGTGACCGCTCGATGAGTCCCTCCTCTTCGAGTTCGCGGAGGTCACGCCGAATCGTTGCCTTCGAAAACTCAAGGTTCGTTGCGAGTTCATCGACGGCACAGCCATCGTGCGCGGTGACCAGTTCGACGATTTTTCGCTTTCGCTCGGCGGGTAACATGCGTGTGTCGTTCGACTAGCCATTAACGGGCATACTTGTTAATTGCTTGTGTTGTATCTCTGTGCGTTTGTGCGTGCAAAAAAGACGGAACCGGGTACAGCGTTCAGGCTGGCTTCCCGGACATCAGGTCGTCGCGCTCGCGCAGTTCGCGGCTGAAGTACGGCGAGGCGTCTTCACGGGCGCTCAGTTCAGTCATCACGACGAAGGCGATGGCCCAGACAACGGCCAGCGCACCCCAGAGTGTCCCCGCGCTCGACGTGAGCGTCGGAAGGACGATCGAAGCGAAACCTATGTACGCGGCAAACATCCCAGCCAGCCAGGCGAGCAGGCGGAAGCCAATCGACTCGAACGCGACGAGCAGGCCTGCTGCGATTATGGTGAGCGCGAGGGCTACCATTGGCATGTAGTGGCCGAACAAGGCGTGTTCGTCACCAGTGGCTTGGAGTTGGAACTGGTTTCCAGCGTAGGCCAACAGCGGAACAGCCGCTGCGACGGTGAGCACGAGTAGAGCAGGGCTGTATCGTTCCCCGACGGTGAATAGTCTGCGACCCGCTGGGTGCAGGAGTCCAATCAGTACGATTGGGATGAAAAACACCACAACGCCAAGGTCGCCCATCATGACCTGAAGGACAGTCAGAGACGCCATCGCGAGGAACGTCGCCTGGTATGCGGCGACTCTCGTTTCGGGCTTGTAGAGCTGGACGAGGACGCCGAGCGTAATGAACGCAACGAGGCTTGCGAGCGCGATGAGGTGGAACTGGTGGATGCCGAGTTCCGCACCCATCGTGAAACCAAGGACGAGGAACAACAACAACTCACCGACGGTTAATACGAATATGCCAACCGTTGCGATAACGACGAGGTAGAACGCCACGCGCTTCGCACGCTGCATCGTGGTTGTGGTGGATTGGTCGACTGACGATTCTGTAACTGTCATTATTATCACTCAGTAGGCGTACGGACGGCCGGTGAGGGGATAATAATGGTTCGATTGTCTGGAAAAAGATGCTATTTCTGGAACAAACGGCTGGTTTTTATCCGGCCGGCTTCCCGGGCATCAGGTCGTCACGCTCGCGCAGTTCGCGGCTGAAGTACGGCGAGGCGTCTTCGCGGGCGCTCATCTCCGCGGCGGCGACGAACACGATTGCCCAGACGATGGCGAGCCCACCCCAGAGGACGCCAACGTTCGACGCCTGAATCGGGAGCACCACCGAGAGGAGGCCGAAGTATGCTGTCAGCACCCCAAGGAGCCAGGCGAGCAGGCGGAAGCCAATCGACTCGAACGCGACGAGCAGGCCGGCGATGACGATGGTGAGCGACAGCGTCGCCATCATGGCGTAGTGGCCCATGAGCGCGTGCTCGTCACCCGCCCCAGTTTGGAGTCCGAGTTGGTTGATAACGAACGCGAGCAGCGGGATGGCCGCCACGATTGTCAACCCGAGCAGCGCCGGGCTGTACTTCTTCCCGACCGTGAGGAGCTTCCTGCCCGCGGGGTGGAGCAGCCCGACCACGACGAACGCGACGAAGAACGGGAGCACCTCACTCAGCGAGGCGTTGCCCGTGAGCGCGAGGATGAGCGTGGCAATGGCGATCATCACCGCACCCGCTTGGAACGCCGCCACGCGCGTCACTGGCTTGTACAACTGAACGAGCATCGTCAGTGCCCCGAAGAACACGACGATTGCAATGCCCATGACGTGGAGTTGGTGGATACCGAGTTCCTGGCCGAGGCCGAAGCCAAGCCCGAGGAGCATGAACAGCTCACCCGTAAACAGCACGAACATGCCCAGTGTGATGAGTACCGCGAGGTAGAACGCCCCCAGCTTGATTCTGCTCATCGTCATGCCACCCGTTTCACTCATCGAAGTTTCTGAAGTTGCCACTGTAATTCACCTACCCGTGCTGATTTGCCCGATGAGGAGATAATAATTCACGAATTATCACGTTTAACTGGTTATTTCTGTGATAGCTCGTCGTTGGCGGGTTGTTACACCGCTCTACGCCCAAATCGCGCCCTCCGTAACCACTTTATCTCAGTTCATTGAACGAACGCTAATGACTCGGTTCGTGTGTGTGTCGTGCGGTTCGAGACTTACAACCGCCGTCAAAACGCTCACTGACACCGATCGTCTCTTCGACCACGATTCTGTCTCGTTTGACGAAACCGGCGCCACAGCATACCTCCCCGAAGGCGTCTATTTCGTCGCCACCGAGACAACGAATCCTCGCGAGTACGACGTTGGTAATTTCATCGTCAACATCCAGAGTGCGCCGGGAACAGTCATGTCCCACAACCACAGCCGAACTGCTGGCTGTTGCGGACTCGACGGCCTCGACGACCCGAACGTCGTCTGCGAAAACGGCCACGAAGTTGGCACTCAACGCTCCGATTGCTGGACACTGCACTACGTCGCGTTCCACCCTGAGTTAGTTGAGATGGTTGAGGGATGACGTGCGTTTGTCTCAATCGTATCCATCGACTCGCTTCGCTTGCCGTGTTGCGTCGTCAAAATGTATGGACTTGCCGGGATTTGAACCCGGGGCCTCTTCCTTGCGAAGGAAGCGATCTGCCGCTGATCTACAAGCCCGAACGCGGTTTTACGTAACCGGTGTCGTTATTTGAAGCTTCGTTTTTCGTCCGTGCGAGTGACACGCTCACAACCCCGAGAGGGGGCCGGGATGCTGTTCCCTCTGTGCGTGTTCGAAAAAGGCGCGGATGCGCCGGAGTCAGTCTTCGAGGACGATCTCGATGCTGACGTCGTTGGGAACCTGAATGCGCATCAGCTGACGGAGTGCACGCTCGTCGGCGTCCAGGTCGATCAGCCGCTTGTGGACGCGCATTTCCCAGTGCTCCCACGTTGCCGTCCCTTCGCCGTCAGGGGACTTGCGGGTGGGGATTTCCAGCGTTTTCGTTGGGAGCGGCACCGGACCGCTCAGGTTGACACCGGTCTTCTCCGCGATTTCGCGGACGTCGCTGCAGATTTTGTCGAGGTCCACGGGGCTGGTGCCCGCGAGCCGGACGCGTGCTTGTTGCATTGTGGTTTACCGTTCGTTGACGGAGAGGACCTTGCCGGCCGCGATGGTCTGACCCATGTCGCGGACTGCGAAGGAACCGAGCTCCGGAATCTCGGAGGACGGCTCAATGCTGAGTGGCTTCTGTGGGCGAACGGTGACGACTGCTGCGTCGCCGTTCTTGATGAAGTCCGGGTTCTCCTCTGCGACCTCACCACTGGCTGGGTCGAGTTTCTGGTCGATGGACTCGATGGTACACGCGACCTGTGCCGTGTGGGCGTGGAAGACTGGCGTGTAACCGGCGGTGATGACGGATGGGTGCTGCATCACGACAATCTGAGCCTGGAAGGTCTCTGCGACCTTTGGTGGGTCCTCTGCTGGACCACAGACGTCACCGCGGCGGATGTCGTCTTTGCCAATGCCACGGACGTTGAACCCGACGTTGTCGCCTGGTTCTGCCTGTGGGACTTCCTGGTGGTGCATCTCGATCGTTTTGACCTCACCGGAGACGTCGGACGGCTGGAACGAAACGTTCGCGCCGACGTCGAGGGTGCCGGTCTCGACACGGCCGACTGGGACCGTACCGATGCCGGAGATGGTGTAAACGTCCTGGATTGGGAGACGCAGTGGTGCGTCCGTCGGTGGCTGTGGTGCTGGAAGCGAGTTGAGTGCTTCGAGCAGGGTTTCACCGTCGTACCATGGCGTGTTGTCGGATTCTTCGGAGATGTTGTCACCCTCGAATGCGGAAATCGGGATGAAACTCGCGTCTTCCGTGTTGAAGCGAACCTGCTTGAGGAGGTTCTTGACTTCTTTGACAACTGCCTTGTACTCGTCTTCGTCGTAGTTGACGACGTCCATCTTGTTGATGGCGACGATGAGCTCGTTGATGCCGAGCGTACGGGCGAGGAACACGTGCTCACGGGTCTGTGGCGCAACACCGTCGTCTGCGGCGACGACGAGGACGGCGTTGTCTGCCTGGGACGCGCCCGTGATCATGTTCTTCACGAAGTCGCGGTGACCAGGACAGTCGACGATGGTGAAGTAGAATTCATCCGTGTCGAACTCCTGGTGGGCGATGTCGATGGTGACACCGCGTTCGCGTTCTTCTGCGAGGTTGTCCATCACGTAGGCGAACTCGAAGCCACCTTTGCCTTTGGACTCTGCCTCTTCGCGGTGCTGTTCGATGACGTGCTCGGGTACACTCCCTGTCTCGTAGAGGAGTCGCCCGACCAGCGTACTCTTTCCGTGGTCAACGTGGCCGATGACGGCCAAGTTCTGGTGCGGTTTGTCTTCGCTCATTGGTATCTCACGCACAGAGGCGCTATATCGGGTTCTTTTGGGAGTTGCGGTTAAAACAATTTCGGAACGCTGCTCGCGTCACACCGCCGCCGTCGGGCGTTTTGACAACCCATGGCACGGTTGTGCCACCCTATCGCAGTCGGCCGATGTCAGCCAGTACGGCGGTGGCCGTCTCCGGGCCACCGGCCCCGCGACCACTGATATTGAGTCGTCCCGCGTGCTTTGTCTCCAGTTGGACGATGTTCCGCGTGCCACTCACCGCGAGCGCACCGTGTTCGGGCACGAGTCGTGGCCCGACGCGCACCGAACCGTCCGACACCTCGCCGATGAGTCGAATCGTCTCGCCGTCTTCTGCGGCGAGGTCGAGCGCGCTTGGCGGAATCGAGGAGATGCCCCGCACCTCCGCGTCAGCCAGCGTGTACTCGCGCGCACCCTCCGCGAGGACGTTCGCGAGGATGACGCACTTGAGCGCGGCGTCGGTTCCCTCCACGTCGAAGGTCGGATCTGCTTCGGCCACGCCGAGGTCTTGGGCCTCTGCGAGGACGTGTTCGTACCCGAGGCCTTCCGCGGCCATGCGCGTGAGGATGAAGTTCGCCGTCCCGTTCAACACGCCGCGAACGGCGGTGATGTTGCGCGACCCCATGTCCGCAATAGTAGAGAGGGCAGGAATGGCTCCGGCCACAGTTGCTTCGAATAGCACCTCACCTTCGCTTTCGCGTTCGAGCGCGCGCACGTCGGCGTAGCGCTCTGCAACCGGCCCTTTGTTCGCGAGGACGACGTCGCAGTCTGCTTCGAGGGCGGCCCTGACGTGGCTGAACCCCGGCTCTGCGTCGCCGAGCGTCGTCGGCGTCGCCTCGACGAGTACGTCGTAGTCGCCAGAGAGGACGGTTTCCGGGCTCTCAGCACCGACTGCTTTCCCGCGCTCTTTGCGGTCGAGCGCGTGGGCAACGTCAATGCCAGACGCGTCGATGGCCGCGCTCTGTGAGTCCGCGAGCGCCGTGACGGTGTGGCCGTACTCGCCGGCCAACTCCGCGACCGAGCGGCCAACAGCACCGGCTCCAAGGATGGCGAGTTTCATTGGTCGCCTCCGTCGAGAAGCGGTTCAACGACCTCTAAGCCCTTTTCTGCTGCAATCCCCCGCACGGTTTCGAGCACGCGCTCTGCCTTCCCGCGTTGGGTGGCAAGCCGCATCCGGGCACACGACACCTCGTCAGTGCCGTTTGGCGCGGTTAGCGACACATCTGCGACCGAGGCACTCGTACACTCTTCGAGCCGCGTGAGCGTATCAGAGAGGTCCGTCTCGACCAAGTGGCCGATGAGCACGATGTTCATCTCCTCGCCGTAGCGCTCGGGGCCAGCTTTGGTGACGTTCACACCGTTTTCTCTGAGCGCGCCCACGATGGTCTCGAAGCGCTCTGGGGTCGCCTCGAAATCGACTTCGACGGGGATGCGCCCGCGTGGGGTAATCGACCCGCGCTCGTGGAAGATAGAGAGAAGGTTCCCCCCGTTGTTTGCGATTGGTTCGAGCGCGGCCAACAGTTCACCGGGCTCATCGGTGAGTTCGAGTCGGACGATGTAGGCCCGTGTGTACTGCCCGCCGTCGGTCGTTGCTTGCTCACTCATCTAGACCACCCGACGACGCGCGTCGGCGAGGCGCAAGCCGCCGTAGGGCGGGCCACCGAACGATGTTCGATGCAAAAGGCCTGAATCATGCGTTCCACTCACTCGTGCGACGATAAAAGCCTGATGTAACATGCAACCGTTGGTAAAATTCGCCGC from Haladaptatus sp. ZSTT2 encodes:
- the glpR gene encoding HTH-type transcriptional regulator GlpR, with product MLPAERKRKIVELVTAHDGCAVDELATNLEFSKATIRRDLRELEEEGLIERSHGGAVPVTAVGREQSYGQRDVQRLEEKAAIAEVATGQIHPGQVVFFDAGTTTMQVAKRAPKDGSFLAVTNSPLLAMELMSDENEVKLTGGTLRRRTRALVGPSATGFMERMNFDLLFLGTNAIDKGGGLSTPNEDEALVKEVMIARAERVVLVADGSKLGKRSFIEFATLADIDVFITNQSLSAVHQEAFDAANVDVLQTQ
- the tuf gene encoding translation elongation factor EF-1 subunit alpha, whose product is MSEDKPHQNLAVIGHVDHGKSTLVGRLLYETGSVPEHVIEQHREEAESKGKGGFEFAYVMDNLAEERERGVTIDIAHQEFDTDEFYFTIVDCPGHRDFVKNMITGASQADNAVLVVAADDGVAPQTREHVFLARTLGINELIVAINKMDVVNYDEDEYKAVVKEVKNLLKQVRFNTEDASFIPISAFEGDNISEESDNTPWYDGETLLEALNSLPAPQPPTDAPLRLPIQDVYTISGIGTVPVGRVETGTLDVGANVSFQPSDVSGEVKTIEMHHQEVPQAEPGDNVGFNVRGIGKDDIRRGDVCGPAEDPPKVAETFQAQIVVMQHPSVITAGYTPVFHAHTAQVACTIESIDQKLDPASGEVAEENPDFIKNGDAAVVTVRPQKPLSIEPSSEIPELGSFAVRDMGQTIAAGKVLSVNER
- the pfkB gene encoding 1-phosphofructokinase, producing MILTVTLNPAVDHTLTLDQPLRHGEVARTNDAQYDAGGKGINVSKYLGECGVKTCATGLVGGFLGQFIETRLDETGVSTDFVEITGLTRLNTTLHAPDGEFKVNQDGPHVGVAAIEHIIDTAQQHDPETVVIAGSLPQGLDASAIDRIAQAGAWETVVDVGGDLLTELSAEYALCKPNREELTVATGVETESLEDCVAAAKALREQGYERVAASLGDDGALLVTPERVFHAAALDVDVVDTVGAGDAFLAGMLSAFARGVGDEAALKEGVAIASEVVTTPGTQVPVLSNVQRNAGRVTVSARQ
- a CDS encoding homoserine dehydrogenase — protein: MKLAILGAGAVGRSVAELAGEYGHTVTALADSQSAAIDASGIDVAHALDRKERGKAVGAESPETVLSGDYDVLVEATPTTLGDAEPGFSHVRAALEADCDVVLANKGPVAERYADVRALERESEGEVLFEATVAGAIPALSTIADMGSRNITAVRGVLNGTANFILTRMAAEGLGYEHVLAEAQDLGVAEADPTFDVEGTDAALKCVILANVLAEGAREYTLADAEVRGISSIPPSALDLAAEDGETIRLIGEVSDGSVRVGPRLVPEHGALAVSGTRNIVQLETKHAGRLNISGRGAGGPETATAVLADIGRLR
- the rpsJ gene encoding 30S ribosomal protein S10, which produces MQQARVRLAGTSPVDLDKICSDVREIAEKTGVNLSGPVPLPTKTLEIPTRKSPDGEGTATWEHWEMRVHKRLIDLDADERALRQLMRIQVPNDVSIEIVLED
- a CDS encoding amino acid-binding protein, with protein sequence MSEQATTDGGQYTRAYIVRLELTDEPGELLAALEPIANNGGNLLSIFHERGSITPRGRIPVEVDFEATPERFETIVGALRENGVNVTKAGPERYGEEMNIVLIGHLVETDLSDTLTRLEECTSASVADVSLTAPNGTDEVSCARMRLATQRGKAERVLETVRGIAAEKGLEVVEPLLDGGDQ
- a CDS encoding PTS fructose transporter subunit IIC, yielding MSSSDSVETALRTHLTSVKEDLMTGVSFMIPFVTIGGIFLALGFAVGDTQTVFDNTGSLGWFLAQIGVAGLTLMVPVLGAYIAYAIADRPALAPGFVLSYLLQQGTVVTEAGKFIGLDAGGLGAGYLGALVAGLLTGYVARFFKNLNVPKEIAPMMPVLIIPVLTTAVLAPVVLFGIGAPVAIANQSLTAFLKSLQGGQALVIGLILGGMMAFDMGGPVNKVAYLFSVGLISEGVYAPMAAVMIAGMTPPLGMAISNFIAPQRYATEMKENAKNGVLMGLSFITEGAIPYAAADPLRVIPALVAGSAVAGGASMSLGVTMPAPHGGIFVVPLSNQPLLFIGCVLLGSLVTAGMATGLKATVGESATGTTSQSSD